Part of the Coriobacteriaceae bacterium genome is shown below.
ATAAGCTGGGCTTACGATACCGTTGTACCTGCTTGAACCGACCGCGCCCTGCCACATGCGCATGCTGTTGTACACGATGTCCCCAACGCGAACAATCTTATAATTGGCGATGCTTGCGCCAGGATTGGTGTCTCTTTCGGATTCGGATGCCGGATAGATACCGTTGGCTACGCTAACCGACAGGATTTCTTCGGTTGAGGAGCGCTCATCGCTTTCGACAAACAGCTCCCCCAACTTACGCTGTTCCCAAGTTGAAACGAGGGGACGCATGGTCGCATGCGTCCCCTCAGATAGACAAACTTTCGATTTCGCCTGTTCAAAAAAGCCGCTCATTCGTCGATGTCGAAGCCGCCTTCCAGGATGAACTTCTTCAACAGCGCCGCCGCACGGGTGTTCACCTTGAACAGAGGAAGCGTCTTGCCTTCCTTCTGCTCAAAGAAAGCCTTGGCGCGCGTCTTGTCCACCGAGTCCTTCAAATCGTCGAAGCGCCCGAACTCGTTAATGTTCGATTCCGTCAGGTCAAGCGCGGCCATGGTGGCAAGCAGCTCGCCGTCTATGCCGAGCGCCTCGACGATTCGCTCGACTTGAGCGTTTTTCGCCTTGCGGGCATAGGACGTGATGTAATCCCTCAACGTCTTGTCGTCTTCCAGGGCGACGTCCCCTCGCTCGACATCGTGAAGGAACAGCTCGGCGAAGCGCTGGTCATCCTGGCTTAGGGACGCGAACGATCGGTGGAGCTCCTCGCGCGCGGCGGCAAGACCCTCGTCGTCCTGCTCAAGGCATTTCAGCCACTTCTCGAAGTTCGCGTTCATGTAGTCGCTGTCTATGAGCCCCGTGTCGATTTCGGTTATATGACCATCGAGCTCGTAGGGCGCTTCGGGCGCGTCGCCAGGCCCGCCCCCTCCTGCGAACAACTCCTTGTAGCGCTGCACGAGAATGAGGTAGGTCCGCTCGTCGATGACCGGTTGCACGAAGAAGGACTTGCCCCTCGGCTCGCCTTCCTCCGGCTTCTCCTCAAACTCGTAGGTATCCTGCTCCCATGTGAAGCCCTGCACCTTTGCGGCCTCGAGGAACTCGTTGAGCTCAACGAACTCCTTGGCGAACTTGCGCCTGGCTTCCTGCGATGCGGGGAGCTTGGAGAGGTCCCCTACGCCAGCTGCTTCGAAGACCATGAGTATCTCCTGAAGGCGCGCGTCCATCAACGCGATATTCTCCGGTAGTTTCTGGACGAACATGTCGAGTGGGCGGTCTCCCGAATACAGCTTCACTGCCGCTTCGATATAGCCCTTCATGGTGTGGGGATGACGGTAATAGCGGATCGTGCCGAAGGGCTTGTCGGGGCCGAACAGGCGATTCGTGCGGCTGAACGCCTGGATGATGCTCTCGTAGTCGATGACCTTGTCGAGGTAGAGCGTGTTGAGCCATTTGGAGTCGAAGCCCGTGAGCATCTGGTCCACTACGATGAGCAGGTCGATGCGAGAGCCGCGGTTGGAGTCGACGTTGACGTAGGGCTTCTTGTGAGACAGGCGCGCCGAGATGTCCTTCTTCATGGCGGGCCATGTAGGGATGGTAAACTCCTGGCCGTATGCCTTGTTGTAGTCTTCTATGAGCTCGACCAGGGCATCTTCCCTCACCGTAGAGTCGGCGTTGTTGTCAATGCTCGGGTCGAAAAGGGCGGTCACCTTCATCTGCGGGGCGCGTTCCTTGAAGGCTCGGTAATAGTCGATCGCCTCCGGAATGGAGCT
Proteins encoded:
- a CDS encoding restriction endonuclease subunit S; amino-acid sequence: MSGFFEQAKSKVCLSEGTHATMRPLVSTWEQRKLGELFVESDERSSTEEILSVSVANGIYPASESERDTNPGASIANYKIVRVGDIVYNSMRMWQGAVGSSRYNGIVSPAYVVAKPVVELDSTCFGYLLKRPELLYKYLCNSQGNSKDTQTLRYERFAEITAEVPSTIEEQRAISDCLEGLDNLITLHQRQQQEGDNVLCLGRK